The Sphingobium sp. BYY-5 genome contains a region encoding:
- a CDS encoding molybdenum cofactor biosynthesis protein MoaE: protein MKRISIQPQDFDVAGELAALEALGGGGIASFTGVVRGEGGLVALELEHYPAMTQAQVERIVDDALARWPLLGVSVLHRFGRLEPGARIVFVGTASRHRAAALESCAFLIDWLKSHAPFWKKEYFADGATQWVAARADDEAKAKGWDV, encoded by the coding sequence ATGAAACGCATTTCGATCCAGCCGCAGGATTTCGACGTCGCGGGCGAACTGGCGGCGCTGGAGGCGCTGGGCGGCGGCGGAATCGCGAGCTTTACTGGCGTGGTGCGTGGGGAAGGCGGCCTGGTCGCGCTGGAACTGGAACATTATCCCGCCATGACGCAGGCGCAGGTCGAACGGATCGTCGATGACGCGCTGGCGCGCTGGCCGCTGCTGGGCGTCAGCGTCCTCCACCGCTTCGGACGGCTGGAGCCGGGTGCGCGGATCGTCTTCGTCGGCACGGCGTCACGCCATCGCGCGGCCGCGCTGGAAAGTTGCGCCTTCCTGATCGACTGGCTGAAATCGCACGCGCCCTTCTGGAAGAAGGAATATTTCGCGGACGGCGCGACCCAATGGGTCGCTGCCCGCGCCGACGATGAGGCGAAGGCGAAGGGGTGGGACGTCTAA
- a CDS encoding MFS transporter — MQASLRLLNKRRFLPLFITQLLGAFNDNLFKNAMVLFVVYQVYNDERSETWFSALATGLFILPFFLLSALSGQLADQRDKAKIIRWVKAAEILIMIVGAAGLALIWSGIAVHTLAIPLLLAALFAMGIHSTFFGPIKYAILPQHLHDDEVLGGTGLVEAGTYIAILAGTILAGIIPVQAAAGGIIFTALIGYIAGRKVPDAPSLLEKQPIDFHIIRSSVALVRGTMHIRRLFLAIMSISLFWAVGSILFIQFPPLVKNVLTADKPVASLFLAIFSIGIAIGSIAINRLLQGHVSAKYAPASVIGMGLCIVAFHIVCDLWTPAPAGQMFSLGGFLAHPLAVPLSLSLLGVATFGGMFVVPLYAFLTTTVEKCEAARTVAANNIVNSGAMVVGSLCAIGLSIAGMSVVMQLLLVAFLSLPCAAMAWKLHKACDGPLCD; from the coding sequence ATGCAAGCCTCTCTCAGGCTCCTGAACAAGCGCCGTTTTCTGCCGCTGTTCATCACCCAGTTGCTGGGCGCGTTCAACGACAACCTGTTCAAAAATGCGATGGTGCTCTTCGTCGTGTATCAGGTTTACAACGACGAACGCTCCGAAACCTGGTTCAGCGCGCTCGCAACGGGCCTGTTCATCCTGCCTTTTTTCCTGCTGTCAGCCCTGTCCGGCCAGCTCGCCGATCAGCGCGACAAAGCGAAGATCATCCGCTGGGTCAAAGCCGCGGAAATCCTTATCATGATTGTCGGCGCGGCTGGACTCGCCCTGATCTGGAGCGGCATCGCGGTCCATACGCTGGCGATTCCCCTGCTGCTCGCCGCGCTTTTCGCTATGGGCATCCACTCGACCTTCTTCGGCCCGATCAAATATGCGATCCTGCCCCAGCATCTGCATGACGACGAAGTGCTGGGCGGCACTGGCCTGGTCGAGGCGGGCACCTATATCGCGATTCTCGCCGGAACCATCCTGGCCGGCATCATCCCCGTCCAGGCGGCGGCGGGCGGCATCATCTTCACCGCGCTGATCGGCTATATCGCCGGACGCAAGGTGCCCGACGCCCCGTCGCTGCTCGAAAAGCAGCCGATCGATTTCCACATCATCCGCTCGTCGGTCGCGCTGGTGCGCGGGACCATGCATATCCGGCGCCTGTTCCTGGCGATCATGTCGATCAGCCTGTTCTGGGCGGTTGGCTCCATCCTCTTCATCCAGTTCCCACCGCTGGTGAAGAATGTGCTGACCGCCGACAAGCCGGTGGCCAGCCTGTTCCTCGCCATCTTCTCGATCGGCATCGCCATCGGATCGATCGCGATCAACCGGCTGCTGCAAGGGCATGTATCGGCCAAATATGCGCCCGCGTCGGTCATCGGCATGGGCCTGTGCATCGTCGCCTTCCACATCGTGTGCGACCTGTGGACGCCCGCGCCGGCGGGCCAGATGTTTTCGCTAGGCGGCTTCCTGGCTCATCCGCTGGCCGTGCCGCTCTCCCTCTCACTGCTCGGCGTCGCGACCTTTGGCGGCATGTTCGTGGTGCCGCTCTACGCCTTCCTCACCACCACGGTCGAGAAATGCGAAGCGGCGCGCACCGTCGCGGCCAATAACATCGTCAATTCCGGTGCGATGGTGGTGGGGTCGCTCTGCGCCATCGGCCTCAGCATCGCCGGCATGTCGGTGGTGATGCAGCTATTGCTGGTCGCGTTCCTGTCACTGCCCTGCGCGGCAATGGCGTGGAAACTGCACAAGGCCTGCGACGGCCCCCTGTGCGACTGA
- a CDS encoding DUF2794 domain-containing protein has product MTNVTPFPAAAPGQVGFDRLELQRIMDLYGRMVSAGHWRDYAMDLGREAAIFSAFRRSAERPEYRIEKRPALRNRQGMWALVGEGGHILKRGQDLQNVLALVERKLLRIVEE; this is encoded by the coding sequence ATGACCAATGTGACGCCGTTCCCTGCGGCCGCGCCCGGACAGGTGGGCTTCGACCGGCTGGAATTGCAACGGATCATGGATCTTTACGGGCGCATGGTGTCGGCCGGCCACTGGCGCGACTATGCGATGGATCTGGGGCGCGAAGCCGCGATATTCAGCGCTTTCCGCCGTTCCGCCGAACGGCCCGAATATCGTATCGAGAAACGCCCGGCGCTGCGCAACCGGCAGGGCATGTGGGCGCTGGTGGGCGAGGGCGGCCATATATTGAAGCGCGGGCAGGATCTGCAGAATGTGCTGGCCCTGGTCGAACGCAAATTGCTGCGGATCGTAGAGGAATAG
- the pgsA gene encoding CDP-diacylglycerol--glycerol-3-phosphate 3-phosphatidyltransferase: protein MLTLPNLLTLSRILTVPLLVALLWPADVGARWITGYALAFGLYCLMGVTDYFDGYLARAQGTVSKLGVFLDPIADKIMVGAVILMLAATRDIAGIHIVAAMIILLREIAVSGLREFLAGLQVSVPVSRLAKWKTTFQIIALGALILAGAVPQFPFVQMVGIVTLWAAAILTLITGWDYLRVGIKHMD from the coding sequence ATGCTGACGCTGCCCAATTTGCTGACGCTTTCGCGCATCTTAACCGTGCCGCTGCTCGTCGCCCTGCTCTGGCCCGCCGATGTCGGTGCGCGCTGGATCACCGGCTATGCTCTGGCTTTCGGACTCTATTGCCTGATGGGCGTGACTGACTATTTCGACGGTTATCTGGCGCGCGCGCAGGGAACGGTGTCGAAACTGGGCGTTTTCCTGGACCCGATCGCCGACAAGATCATGGTCGGCGCGGTCATATTGATGCTGGCCGCGACGCGCGATATTGCCGGGATTCACATCGTTGCGGCGATGATAATTCTGTTGCGCGAAATCGCCGTGTCGGGGCTGCGCGAATTTCTGGCGGGCCTGCAGGTGTCGGTGCCGGTGTCGCGGCTGGCCAAGTGGAAGACGACCTTTCAGATCATCGCGCTGGGCGCACTGATTCTTGCCGGCGCCGTGCCGCAATTCCCCTTCGTGCAGATGGTGGGCATCGTGACCCTCTGGGCCGCGGCGATCCTGACCCTCATTACCGGCTGGGATTATCTGCGCGTCGGCATCAAGCATATGGATTGA
- a CDS encoding YnfA family protein, which translates to MVSALVYVCAALAEIAGCFAFWAWLRSGQSTLWLIPGCASLIVFAWLLTLVDMSQAGRAYAAYGGVYILSALMWLWLAEGVRPDRWDMTGVALCLIGASVIFFGPHRA; encoded by the coding sequence ATGGTCTCCGCACTTGTCTATGTCTGCGCCGCCCTGGCGGAAATCGCCGGATGCTTTGCCTTCTGGGCCTGGCTGCGGTCGGGGCAATCGACCTTGTGGCTTATTCCCGGCTGTGCGTCGCTGATCGTGTTCGCCTGGCTGCTGACGCTGGTCGATATGTCTCAAGCCGGACGAGCCTATGCCGCCTATGGCGGCGTCTATATCCTGTCCGCGCTGATGTGGCTGTGGCTGGCGGAAGGGGTTCGGCCCGATCGCTGGGATATGACCGGCGTGGCGCTGTGCCTGATCGGCGCGTCGGTGATCTTCTTTGGCCCGCATCGGGCCTGA
- a CDS encoding hydrogen peroxide-inducible genes activator has protein sequence MSSYLPTLKQLQYLVALKEQGHFGKAAESCFVTQSTLSAGIRELESLIGVVLVERTRRVVRFTALGDRIVEKAHRVLREAEELAAIAEASGKPLTGELRMSVIPTIAPFLLPRLLPKLRAERPELKLYLREETSQSAIESLRHGNVDCVLLALPFPTGELDSEILFQDRLYIAFPHDEPRDPPEWIDPEMIDQSKLLLLEDGHCLKDHALAACNRPDLRASATMMGTSLHTLIQMVDNGLGVTMIPEMAIAGGILEHTRITARPLESERSFRDIALVWRRNSPREKEFHMLAGILRESAVKNSRLPEAA, from the coding sequence ATGTCCAGTTATCTGCCTACGCTCAAGCAGCTCCAATATCTGGTGGCGCTCAAGGAGCAGGGCCATTTCGGTAAAGCCGCCGAGAGTTGTTTCGTCACCCAGTCGACCCTATCGGCCGGCATCCGGGAGCTGGAATCGCTGATCGGCGTCGTGCTGGTGGAACGCACCCGGCGCGTAGTGCGCTTCACGGCGCTGGGCGACCGGATCGTGGAAAAGGCGCACCGCGTGCTGCGTGAGGCGGAGGAACTCGCGGCCATCGCCGAAGCCTCCGGAAAGCCGCTCACCGGCGAACTGCGCATGAGCGTGATCCCGACGATCGCCCCCTTCCTGTTGCCGCGCCTGCTGCCCAAGCTGCGCGCCGAACGGCCCGAACTCAAACTCTATCTGCGCGAGGAGACCAGCCAGTCGGCGATCGAATCGCTGCGTCACGGCAATGTCGACTGCGTGTTGCTGGCCCTGCCCTTCCCCACCGGCGAACTGGATAGCGAGATATTGTTCCAGGACCGGCTCTACATCGCTTTCCCCCATGACGAGCCGCGCGACCCGCCCGAATGGATCGATCCTGAGATGATCGACCAGAGCAAGCTGCTGCTGCTGGAAGACGGACATTGCCTGAAGGACCATGCGCTGGCCGCCTGCAACCGGCCGGATCTGCGGGCAAGCGCGACGATGATGGGCACCTCGCTCCACACGCTGATCCAGATGGTCGACAATGGGCTGGGCGTGACGATGATCCCGGAAATGGCGATCGCGGGCGGCATATTGGAGCATACGCGCATCACCGCGCGCCCGCTGGAATCGGAGCGTTCCTTCCGCGACATCGCCCTGGTCTGGCGCCGCAACAGCCCGCGCGAGAAGGAATTTCACATGCTGGCGGGCATATTGCGCGAATCCGCCGTGAAGAACAGCCGGTTGCCGGAAGCGGCCTGA
- a CDS encoding NAD(P)-dependent alcohol dehydrogenase — MAVKAYGAYAADKPLESIDIERRPVGAHDVQIAIAYCGVCHSDLHQVRSEWDGTLYPCVPGHEIVGHVTAIGGDVTQFQVGDTVGVGCMVDSCQHCPACDEGLEQYCDNGFVGTYNGPTADAPGHTLGGYSQSITVKDDFVLKISHAPEQLAAVAPLLCAGITTWSPLRHWNVGPGQKVGIVGIGGLGHMGIKLAHAMGAHVVAFTTSDSKRQDALDLGADEVVVSRNAEEMAAHTNSFDFILNTVAASHDLDAFTALLKRDGTLTLVGVPEHAHPSPNVGALIFKRRSIAGSLIGGIAETQEMLDFCAEKGITSEIEMIRIQDIETAYARMQKSDVKYRFVIDSATLAA; from the coding sequence ATGGCCGTCAAAGCCTATGGCGCCTATGCCGCCGACAAGCCGCTGGAATCCATCGATATCGAACGGCGCCCGGTCGGCGCCCATGACGTGCAGATCGCCATCGCCTATTGCGGCGTCTGCCATTCCGACCTGCACCAGGTCCGCTCCGAATGGGACGGCACCCTCTACCCCTGCGTCCCCGGCCATGAAATCGTCGGCCATGTCACTGCAATCGGCGGCGATGTGACCCAGTTCCAGGTCGGCGATACCGTCGGCGTCGGCTGCATGGTCGATAGCTGCCAACATTGTCCGGCCTGCGACGAAGGGCTGGAACAATATTGCGACAATGGCTTCGTCGGCACCTATAACGGCCCGACCGCCGACGCCCCCGGCCACACGCTGGGCGGCTATTCGCAGAGCATCACCGTCAAGGATGATTTCGTCCTGAAAATCAGCCATGCGCCCGAACAGCTCGCCGCCGTGGCGCCCTTGCTTTGCGCCGGCATCACCACCTGGTCGCCGCTGCGCCACTGGAATGTCGGGCCGGGGCAGAAGGTCGGCATCGTCGGCATCGGCGGTCTGGGCCATATGGGCATCAAGCTCGCCCATGCCATGGGCGCGCATGTCGTCGCCTTCACCACATCCGATTCCAAGCGGCAGGATGCGCTGGACCTGGGCGCGGACGAGGTTGTCGTATCGCGCAACGCGGAGGAAATGGCTGCCCATACCAACAGCTTCGACTTCATCCTGAACACCGTCGCGGCCAGCCATGATCTCGACGCCTTTACCGCGCTGCTGAAGCGGGACGGCACCCTGACGCTGGTCGGCGTGCCCGAACATGCGCATCCTTCGCCCAATGTCGGGGCGCTCATCTTCAAGCGCCGGTCGATCGCCGGGTCGCTGATCGGCGGCATCGCCGAAACGCAGGAGATGCTCGATTTCTGCGCGGAAAAGGGCATTACCTCGGAAATCGAGATGATCCGCATCCAGGATATCGAAACGGCCTATGCCCGGATGCAGAAGAGCGACGTCAAATATCGCTTCGTGATCGACAGCGCCACGCTGGCGGCCTGA
- a CDS encoding sulfite exporter TauE/SafE family protein, with translation MIDAFIANFGDILPFILIGFSAQMIDGALGMAYGVISSTLLLAMGVPPSRASASVHAAETFTTGVSAISHILHRNVDWKLFSRLIIPGVIGGVAGAYLLSNIDGAIVKPFIQVYLAAIGVYLIWRGFHLPPKPRDPKWVTPLGLAGGFMDATGGGGWGPIVTSNLLLQGSSPRHTIGTVNTVEFILTTSISLTFLFHLGWETFTTYTVGLLIGGVVAAPFGAMLARRVAPQFLLRAVGIVLTLTSLFGVAKWLGYIG, from the coding sequence ATGATTGACGCCTTCATCGCCAATTTCGGCGACATTCTCCCTTTCATCCTGATCGGCTTCAGTGCCCAGATGATCGATGGAGCGCTCGGAATGGCCTATGGCGTGATCTCCAGCACGCTGCTGCTCGCCATGGGCGTGCCGCCCAGCCGCGCGTCGGCCAGCGTCCATGCAGCCGAAACCTTCACGACCGGCGTATCGGCGATCAGCCACATCCTCCATCGCAATGTCGACTGGAAGCTCTTCTCCCGCCTCATCATCCCCGGCGTGATCGGCGGCGTCGCCGGCGCCTATCTGCTGTCGAACATCGATGGCGCGATCGTGAAGCCCTTCATCCAGGTCTATCTGGCCGCGATCGGCGTCTATCTCATCTGGCGCGGCTTCCACCTGCCGCCCAAGCCGCGCGATCCCAAATGGGTGACGCCGCTGGGGCTGGCCGGCGGCTTCATGGACGCCACCGGCGGCGGCGGCTGGGGACCGATCGTCACGTCCAACCTGTTGCTGCAAGGGTCAAGCCCGCGCCACACGATCGGCACGGTCAATACGGTCGAGTTCATCCTGACCACATCGATCAGCCTGACCTTCCTGTTTCACCTGGGCTGGGAAACATTCACCACCTATACGGTCGGCCTGCTGATCGGCGGCGTGGTGGCGGCGCCCTTCGGCGCCATGCTCGCTCGCCGTGTCGCGCCGCAGTTCCTTCTCCGGGCTGTGGGTATCGTCCTGACGCTGACATCGCTGTTCGGCGTGGCCAAATGGCTTGGATATATTGGTTAA
- the uvrC gene encoding excinuclease ABC subunit UvrC codes for MSHPQSPDRFNEDKATYTVTGSQPDIDTGVEAIRTTLKTLPTRPGVYRMHDARGDVLYVGKARALKNRVANYTQVDRLPRRLQRMVAQTRSMTIVTTNSEAEALLLEAQLIKRYRPPYNVLLRDDKSFPFILLREDHAFPRVQKHRGARKAKGRYYGPFASAGSVTRTINALQKLFLLRSCTDSFFSNRSRPCLLYQIKRCSAPCVDRIDAAGYGELVKDAQDFLGGKSTAVQKKLGAAMERAAESLDFEQAAVLRDRLKALTFIQGSQAINAEGLGDADIFALAEQGGAMCIQAFFIRGGQNWGHRSFFPVHTADVATEEVLESFMAQFYEEVPPPRLILTDRQPAECDLMAQALTERIGSKVRIEVPQRGDRTRLIKQAQRNAVEALDRRLAETTSQGRILDEMVETFGLDGVPDRIEIYDNSHIQGAHALGAMVVAGPEGFRKNAYRKFNMKNPDISNDDFAMMREMFERRFGRAQKEDPDRDGGEWPDLVLIDGGKGQLSAARTMLEEMGIEDVCMIGVAKGPHHGRDGREVFHMLDGREISFPLNHPVLFYLQRLRDEAHRYAIGAHRAKRSKAITVSSLDEVPGIGPARKKALLMHFGTARAVRDAALEDLQRAPGVSSAVAQQVYDYFHG; via the coding sequence ATGTCGCATCCGCAATCCCCCGACCGTTTCAACGAAGACAAGGCGACCTACACCGTCACCGGCAGCCAGCCCGATATCGATACGGGGGTGGAGGCGATCCGCACGACGCTCAAGACCCTGCCGACCCGTCCCGGCGTCTATCGGATGCACGATGCGCGCGGGGACGTGCTCTATGTGGGGAAGGCGCGGGCGCTCAAGAACCGCGTCGCCAATTATACCCAGGTCGATCGCCTGCCCAGACGGCTCCAGCGCATGGTGGCGCAGACCCGCAGCATGACCATCGTCACCACCAACAGCGAGGCCGAAGCGCTGTTGTTGGAGGCGCAGCTCATCAAGCGCTATCGCCCGCCCTACAACGTCCTGCTGCGCGACGACAAAAGCTTCCCCTTCATCCTGCTGCGTGAGGATCATGCCTTCCCCCGCGTCCAGAAGCATCGCGGCGCGCGCAAGGCGAAGGGGCGCTATTATGGTCCCTTCGCCAGCGCCGGATCGGTGACGCGCACGATCAACGCGCTGCAGAAGCTGTTCCTGTTGCGGTCCTGCACCGACAGCTTCTTCTCCAACCGCTCGCGCCCCTGCCTGCTCTATCAGATCAAGCGCTGTTCGGCCCCCTGCGTCGACCGGATCGACGCTGCCGGCTATGGCGAGCTGGTAAAGGATGCGCAGGATTTCCTGGGCGGCAAGTCGACCGCCGTGCAGAAGAAGCTGGGCGCGGCGATGGAGCGGGCGGCGGAATCGCTGGATTTCGAGCAGGCGGCGGTGCTGCGCGACCGGCTGAAGGCGCTGACCTTCATCCAGGGCAGCCAGGCGATCAATGCCGAAGGGCTGGGCGATGCAGACATCTTCGCGCTGGCGGAGCAGGGCGGGGCGATGTGCATCCAGGCCTTCTTCATTCGCGGCGGCCAGAATTGGGGCCATCGCAGCTTCTTCCCGGTCCACACCGCCGACGTCGCCACCGAAGAGGTGCTGGAAAGCTTCATGGCGCAATTTTACGAGGAAGTGCCGCCGCCCCGGCTGATCCTGACCGACCGCCAGCCGGCCGAATGCGATTTGATGGCGCAGGCGCTGACGGAGCGGATCGGCAGCAAGGTCAGGATCGAGGTGCCCCAGCGCGGCGACCGCACGCGCCTTATCAAGCAGGCACAGCGCAATGCGGTGGAGGCGCTCGACCGGCGACTGGCGGAAACGACCAGCCAGGGTCGGATATTGGACGAGATGGTTGAAACCTTCGGACTGGACGGCGTGCCCGACCGGATCGAGATCTACGACAACAGCCATATCCAGGGCGCTCACGCCCTGGGCGCGATGGTGGTCGCCGGGCCGGAGGGTTTCCGCAAGAACGCCTATCGCAAGTTCAACATGAAGAACCCGGACATCTCCAACGACGATTTCGCGATGATGCGTGAGATGTTCGAGCGCCGCTTCGGGCGCGCGCAGAAGGAAGACCCGGATCGCGACGGCGGCGAATGGCCCGATCTGGTGCTGATCGACGGCGGCAAGGGGCAGCTCTCCGCCGCCCGCACCATGCTGGAGGAGATGGGCATCGAGGATGTCTGCATGATCGGCGTCGCCAAGGGGCCGCATCATGGCCGCGACGGGCGGGAGGTCTTCCACATGCTCGACGGCCGGGAAATCAGCTTCCCGCTCAACCATCCCGTGCTGTTCTACCTGCAACGGCTGCGCGACGAGGCGCATCGCTACGCCATCGGCGCGCACCGGGCGAAGCGGAGCAAGGCGATCACCGTGTCGTCGCTGGACGAGGTGCCGGGTATCGGCCCGGCGCGCAAGAAGGCGCTGCTGATGCATTTCGGCACGGCGCGCGCGGTGCGTGACGCGGCGCTGGAAGACCTGCAACGCGCCCCCGGCGTGTCCAGTGCGGTGGCGCAACAGGTCTATGATTATTTCCACGGCTGA
- the moaD gene encoding molybdopterin converting factor subunit 1, with protein MLTIVYFAWVREAIGRDEEQVERPEAGATVADLIAIMAARGGGYVEALSDTSRLRAALDQRFVPLDTMIGDAREVALFPPVTGG; from the coding sequence ATGCTCACCATCGTCTATTTCGCCTGGGTGCGCGAAGCGATCGGCCGGGATGAGGAGCAAGTGGAGCGGCCGGAGGCGGGCGCGACGGTTGCCGACCTGATCGCCATAATGGCCGCGCGGGGCGGCGGATATGTCGAAGCATTGAGCGATACGTCCCGGCTGCGCGCCGCGCTGGATCAGCGATTCGTGCCGCTCGACACGATGATCGGCGATGCGCGCGAAGTGGCGTTGTTCCCGCCGGTGACGGGCGGATGA
- the epsC gene encoding serine O-acetyltransferase EpsC, whose product MLRNLVAYLDSVKARDPAPRSRAEILLYPGVWSLAFHRVAHRLYRARFFFVARAVNHLSRFLTGNDIHPGAKIGKRFFIDHGFTVIGETAEIGDDVTLYQNVTLGGTDPANGIAGKRHPTLRDGVIVGSGAQVLGPVQVGARARVGANAVVTKDVPEGATMVGIPARQMVVDVTAYQREFMPYGTPCSDCFDPEKQKLEMLQCEVEQLQKRLAELMAERQVPDRPEQTVLFKERGRA is encoded by the coding sequence ATGCTGCGCAATCTCGTTGCCTATCTTGATTCAGTAAAAGCGCGCGATCCGGCGCCGCGGTCCCGCGCCGAAATTCTGCTCTATCCCGGCGTCTGGTCGCTGGCCTTCCATCGCGTGGCGCACCGGCTGTATCGCGCTCGTTTCTTCTTCGTGGCGCGGGCGGTTAATCACCTGTCGCGCTTCCTGACCGGGAACGACATCCATCCCGGCGCGAAGATCGGCAAGCGCTTCTTCATCGACCATGGCTTCACCGTGATCGGGGAAACCGCCGAGATCGGCGACGACGTAACGCTGTACCAGAATGTGACGCTGGGCGGCACCGATCCGGCCAATGGCATCGCGGGCAAGCGGCATCCGACGCTGCGCGACGGCGTGATCGTCGGTTCGGGCGCGCAGGTGCTGGGGCCGGTGCAGGTGGGCGCCCGTGCCCGTGTCGGCGCCAATGCCGTCGTGACCAAGGACGTGCCCGAAGGCGCGACGATGGTGGGCATCCCGGCGCGGCAGATGGTGGTGGACGTCACCGCCTATCAGCGTGAATTCATGCCCTATGGCACGCCATGCTCCGATTGTTTCGACCCGGAAAAGCAGAAGCTGGAAATGCTCCAGTGCGAGGTGGAACAGTTGCAGAAGCGGCTGGCCGAACTGATGGCCGAACGGCAGGTGCCGGATCGTCCTGAACAGACCGTGTTGTTCAAGGAGCGCGGCCGGGCCTGA